In one Myxococcus xanthus genomic region, the following are encoded:
- a CDS encoding MFS transporter: MRTRVVSNLIMGACTVALGVVPHLGVYLAAMGIFGVALPLYNTPATVMLQERVEPAYLGRVFSVMTMLSTALMPLSMLLFGPLAEAVSIEPLLQITGVLVIFLGLLAPLHRRLMSFGEPKRPPVESQDLAS; this comes from the coding sequence ATGCGGACGAGGGTCGTGTCCAACCTCATCATGGGCGCGTGCACCGTGGCCCTCGGCGTGGTGCCCCACTTGGGGGTGTACCTGGCGGCCATGGGGATCTTCGGCGTGGCACTGCCGCTCTACAACACGCCCGCCACGGTGATGCTCCAGGAGCGCGTGGAGCCGGCTTACCTGGGCCGAGTCTTCAGCGTGATGACCATGCTCTCCACCGCGCTGATGCCGCTATCCATGCTGCTCTTCGGCCCCCTGGCAGAAGCGGTCTCCATCGAGCCGCTCCTGCAGATCACCGGCGTGTTGGTGATCTTCCTCGGGCTGCTCGCGCCGCTCCACCGCCGGCTGATGTCCTTCGGCGAGCCCAAGCGTCCCCCAGTCGAGTCCCAGGACCTGGCCAGTTGA